ACTATACTCTGGGAAATATAAGAGAAAGGAAGTTCAGCGAGATATGGATGGATACATCAAATCCCCTTATGGCTGGATTGAAAAACAAAAAGGCATATATAAAGGGAAGATGTTCTCAATGCAAATGGCTTGATGCCTGTGGAGGTTCACTAAGGGTCAGGGCTGATCTGGTTTATAATGATCCCTGGGCTCCTGAACCGTCATGTTATTTAACTGACGAGGAGATCGGGCTCACTGAGGAAGACAAAAAAGAATTGATAAGCAAGGGAGAAGTCTTTAATCTGCCAGCATATCTCACAAGGAAAACGTAAAAAGATTTTAAAATAAATTCATAAAAACAATGAAAAGACCGACCAAAACCATTAAAGAGGTCTACAGAGAAATTGAGGATAAAGATAATCATTCTGTAGCTGATCGATATAGGAGAAACGTTGAGAATCAATTAAGGCTTATCTTTTGGGAAACCACTGCTGGGTGTAATCTTGAATGTATCCATTGTCGGCGCTTAGAGGTAAGTAAGAAATTGACAAAGGAGGATCTTACCACAAAAGAATCTTTTGCCTTGATTGACTCGATTGTGGAGGCAGGGAACCCTATCTTGGTCCTCAGTGGTGGCGAACCTCTCTTTCGACCTGATATATTCGATATCGCCTCCTATGCAAAATTGAAAGGTCTGGTCCTTGCACTCGCAACGAATGGAACACTTGTAAACAATGAGATTGCAAAAAAGATTGTGGATTCAGGAATCCAAAGAGTGTCGATAAGCATTGATGGGGCTAATGCGAGGACCCATGACGATTTCAGAAAACTTAAAGGCTCTTTTGATATAGCAATCAAAGGATACAAAAGTCTGAAGGCCCTTAATATGAGCCTTCAGATCAACTGCACCATAGCAAAGCATAATGTAGACCAGCTTGAAGAACTTTTTACTCTTGCTGAAGACCTTAAGGCTGATGCTCTGCATCTTTTCATGTTGGTTCCAGTAGGGTGTGGTGTAGAAATTTCAGAAGAGCAAATGCTCTCCCCAGAGAAATATGAGGAGGTCTTAAACTGGTTCTATGAAAGATCCAAAAAGGCGAAAATCGAGACAAAAGTTACCTGTGCCCCTCATTATTTCCGGATTATGAGAGAAAAAGCCAGAGAGGTGGGCATAAAAATAACCCCCAAGACCCACGGCATGTCTGCTATGACCAAAGGTTGTCTGGCAGGAACAGCGGTCTGCTTTATTTCCCATAAAGGTGATGTCTTTCCTTGTGGCTATCTTCCTGTCTCTGCGGGTAATATAAAAAAAGAATCCTTAAAAGAAATATGGGAAAATTCCAAGGTTTTCGAAGACCTTAGAAACCCAGGCTTATTAGAGGGGAAATGTGGCATTTGTGAATATAGAAAGGTATGTGAGGGATGCAGAGCCAGGGCCTATGCAGCTACCAAAAATTATCTATCAGAAGAACCTTTCTGTGCATATCAACCTAAAGGCATTTTAATATAATGAGGAGGTCTTTATGTTTAGATTCAAGAGCTGTCTTACAATCATAATAATTTCAATCCTCTTTTTCTCTGACCTTGCTTTATCTGAACAAAAAAAAGATGATGAAAAGGTCCTCGCAGTCGTCAATGGCAGGATCATTACGATCGCAGATATGAACAGAGTCATTTCTAAAATGCCATCAGAACTCAAAAAAAATGCTCAAAAAAACAAGTCTGATTTTCTCAATAGCCTGATTAGAAGAGAGTTGCTCTATCAAGAAGGAATGAAAAAGAAACTGGACAAAGATCCAAGAATACGAAGAATGATAGATGAATATAAGTATGAGCTAATCATTCAAGAGTATTTAAACCCAAAACTGAAAGAGATTGGACCTGTTTCTGATAAAGACGCAAAGAGCTATTACGAAAAAAATAAAGCATTTTTTCAAACAAAAGAAGAGATAACTGCCAGTCATATCCTTTTAAAAACAGAAAAAGAAGCAAAGGAAGTGTTGCAGGAGTTAAAAAATGGAAAAGATTTCTTTGAGCTGGCTAAAAAGAGATCTA
The genomic region above belongs to Nitrospinota bacterium and contains:
- a CDS encoding SPASM domain-containing protein, translated to YTLGNIRERKFSEIWMDTSNPLMAGLKNKKAYIKGRCSQCKWLDACGGSLRVRADLVYNDPWAPEPSCYLTDEEIGLTEEDKKELISKGEVFNLPAYLTRKT
- a CDS encoding radical SAM protein, coding for MKRPTKTIKEVYREIEDKDNHSVADRYRRNVENQLRLIFWETTAGCNLECIHCRRLEVSKKLTKEDLTTKESFALIDSIVEAGNPILVLSGGEPLFRPDIFDIASYAKLKGLVLALATNGTLVNNEIAKKIVDSGIQRVSISIDGANARTHDDFRKLKGSFDIAIKGYKSLKALNMSLQINCTIAKHNVDQLEELFTLAEDLKADALHLFMLVPVGCGVEISEEQMLSPEKYEEVLNWFYERSKKAKIETKVTCAPHYFRIMREKAREVGIKITPKTHGMSAMTKGCLAGTAVCFISHKGDVFPCGYLPVSAGNIKKESLKEIWENSKVFEDLRNPGLLEGKCGICEYRKVCEGCRARAYAATKNYLSEEPFCAYQPKGILI
- a CDS encoding peptidylprolyl isomerase, whose product is MFRFKSCLTIIIISILFFSDLALSEQKKDDEKVLAVVNGRIITIADMNRVISKMPSELKKNAQKNKSDFLNSLIRRELLYQEGMKKKLDKDPRIRRMIDEYKYELIIQEYLNPKLKEIGPVSDKDAKSYYEKNKAFFQTKEEITASHILLKTEKEAKEVLQELKNGKDFFELAKKRSIDRSTARQGGRLGSFPRGTMVPEFEEVAFNLKSGEMSPIVKTEFGYHIILVTDQTGPQTLDFVQVKNQIKKRIRHQKTQQAINELLDELIKEAKIEINEENLR